The Deltaproteobacteria bacterium genome contains the following window.
CCTTGATCAACTTCTGCAGACGGTTGCGCACCGTGGCCTCGGAGACGTTCAGTTGTTTGGCGATTTCCGTGTTGGGAATGCGACCGTTTTGCTGCAAAAGGCGGGTGATTTCATAATCGACATCTTTGTTCTGATTCGCCATGTCTCCCTCCGCGACGCCGTTCATGGTATAAAAGTGGAACAAAACTACCATAGCCCGCCCGGGGCGTCAATTAATTATTCGTAAATCGTTATTCTATTTCGCACATTTCACACTAAATGTTTAATCATATTCGCAGTAATTTATTGACATTCGCAATAATTATAGTTTATATTTTTCCAATCCAAAATGATAATTCAAATCCAATTTGAAGGAGGCGCACCCAATGAAAAGAGGTCCGACAGCCGGAACATGCATGAACACGGGGTGGGGGCTGAAAACGCTTACGCCGGACGCCCTGGACAAAATCCACGCCGCCACACTGGATGTTCTGCTATCCACCGGCGTGCGGGTCGATTCCCCGGAAGCCCTGGGTATCCTTGACCGGGGGGGATGCTGGGTCAACCGGAAAACAGGCGTCGTGCGGTTCCCCGAGCACATCGTCAAGCAAACCCTGGCCTTGTGCCCCAGCCAGATCCTGCTCGCCGGGAGGGATCCTGAAAAAGATTTCATGATGGGGGGCCGTGAGGTGGGCTTCACCACCTTCGGCACCGGGGTTCAGGTCGAAGACCTGGAAACCGGGGAAATAAGGGATTCCACCAAGCAGGATGTGGCCCGCATCGCCCGCATCACCGACGCCCTCGAGCACATGGACGTGCTCTCGTCGCCGGTGGAAGCCAGGGACAAGCCGGCATCCTCTCACGACCTCCACATGTTCGAAGCCGTCCTGATGAACTGCACCAAACACTATGCCTGCGAAGCCCAGGACGGCCCGCGCATGACAACCATGATTGAAATGGCAAAAGTTGTCGCCGGCGGCAGGGATGCCCTGAAACGAAGGCCCATTTTTTCCATGAGCGCCTGCCCCACAAGCCCTTTGCAACTGATCGAAGAGGCCGCCGATGTCATCGTGGTTTCGGCAAAAAACTGGATCCCCATCAACGTGCTCAGCATGGTGATGGCCGGCGCCACCAGCCCCATATCGGTTTCCGGCGCGCTGGTTACCCACAATGCGGAGGTGCTGGCAGGCATCATCCTGGCCCAGCTGACCAACCCGGGAGCACCGGTCATTTACGGCAGCTCCTCCACGACTTTTGACATGCGCTATGGCACCGCCGTAGTGGGCGTCCCGGAAATGGCCATGATCAGTGCCGCGGCCGCGGACCTGGCCAACTACTACGGGCTGCCCAGTTACGTTGCCGGCGGGTAGGCTGACGCCAAGATACCGGATGCCCAGGCAGGCCACGAGAAGACACTCAGCGCGCTTCTCCCTGCCCTGGCCGGAGCCAACCTGATATACGGACCGGGAATGCTCGAGATGGGCATGACCTTCAGCTTCGGCCAACTGGTCATCGACGATGAAATCGCCGCCATGGTCAAGCGGGTCGTCCGCGGCGTGGGCTTTGACGACGAACTGATGGGCGTCGAGCTGATCAAGGAGATCGGCATCGGCGGTCATTTTCTAGCGGAACGTCACGTCATGGACCACCTGGCGACCGAGCAGATTCAGGCCACCATCATCGACCGTCGTGTCCGGGAAGACTGGCTTGCGGATGGGGGCCGGAGCCTGCGGCAAACGGCCAATCGGAAGGCTGTCGATCTCCTGGAGACCCACCGGCCGGAGCCGCTGCCGGAAGAAATGGTGAAAGAATTGAAGCGAATCGTTAAAAAGGCGGAAAAATAAACGGCTTGAAAGCACAAAGGCACAAAGATCACAGAGATTATAATTATATTTTTTCTTCGTGTCCTTTGTGTCTTTGCGGTTGGGAATATGTCTGCGTTCGATAGCGAGGAGACTGTCCATGTCGAAAAAAATCATGTGCCGAATGGGTGACGGGGAAAGGGTGTGGCTCACCCCTGAAGAAATCAAAGAGGACATCCTGCGGGGGACCCAGGATGCAGCCGAAAGGGCCAACATACCCGCGCTGACCGCAGAGGAATGCGAGCGGCTGTTCGACATCATCGCCGATCCGGCCAGGGTGGTCGGCGTCGAACCGGGAGAGGAAGTGATCATCACCGACGATGCCGTGAGCATGCTTTTCTATGCCGACCAGGAAAACAGCGGCCAGGGTCTCCCCATGAGCCGGACCCAGTCGCTGCTGGCCTACGAAAGGGCCTGTGCCGCCGACACCATATCCATCGGGCACACCGACTACAGCTTCAAACAGGTCAAGCCCATCATCAACTACGAAACCCAGGAGTACTACAACGCTTCCCAGGTGACCACGGCACCGTTTTTTTACGGTTCGCAACCCAACATGGGCCTCTATTTTCAGCCCGACGGTCCCCACCCCAACCCGGCCGAACTGCTTCCCCAGGGAAAGATAACAGCCGCCCTCGAAGCCCAGGAAATTGCCATGGAGCACCTGTGCGAGGACCTGGTTTACATCGGCAAACAGATGAATGCCGTGGGCTGTGAAGGCCTCAATTTCGACACTGCGGCGTCAGCAGGGGACGCCGATTTCAAAGCCACCCTGGAGGCGGTGGCCACGCTGAAAAAGTCGGCACCGAACATGGCCATCGAAGTGGGCATGTCCTCTGAGTTCGTCATGGGCATGCACGGAGAGATGACCTATGACGGGCGGCGATTGGCCGGCCTGTACCCCCACGAGCAGGTCAAGGTGGTGGAAAAAGCCGGCGCCGACATTTTCGGGCCGGCCATCAATGTCAATACCAGCGAATCGATCCCCTGGAATCTCGCTCGCGCCGTTACCTTCGTCAAGGAAACTGTGGCCGTGGCCGACATCCCGGTCCACCCCAATGTGGGCATGGGCGTCTGCGGCGTACCCATGTTCGAAGTTCCCCCTCTGGATGCCGTTACCAGAGCCTCCAAGTCCCTGGTGCAGATCGGCAAGGCTGACGGCTTGTAGGTGGGCACCGGCGACATATTCGGAATGCCCACCGCACACGTAATGGCTTCAGCCATGGGCGGCATCCGGACTGCCGGAGATCTGGTGGCCTGGATGCAGATGACCCACAGAATGAAAATAGATCAGGCCAAAGCCTACGTGGCGGACAAACTGGGGGTCGAACTGATCGCCCTGACCGACGAGGAGATCATGCGCGAGGTCAGGGAAGACCTGGATATCGGCATCATCACTTCGGTGTCCGGCAGCGCCAAGGGCATTGCCGCCAAGTGGAAGATTGCCGAACTGCTGGATATCGAAATCAATTCCGTCAACCATTTCAAGGCAAAAATCGGAGTCCTGAATAAATAACCACAAGGGCAAAGAAAGAAAGCCGAATGGAACTAAAAATAGGATACGCTCAATGACCTCCGTCGAACCCGTTATCGTCGACAAGGAAATGCGGATCAACATCATGCGGCAGGAAGCGCTCGAACAGCTGCACCTTGCCACCCAGGAGGTGCTGGCGAAAACCGGCGTCCGGTTTCCTTTGCCGGCGGCCCTGGCAATCTTTGCCGATGCCGGCGCGGATGTCGACGAAAATAAACAGACGGTCAAAATTCCGCCGGACCTCATGATGGAGGCGCTCTCCAGGGCGCCGCGGAATATCCGCCTGGGCTCACGCGGGGAGGCGTCCCTGGACCTGATGCTGGACGGCAGCCGATCCTACTGCGGAACGGGCGGGACCGGTACGGCCACCGTCGACCCGGGATCAGGCGCTGCGCGTCCTTCCACCAAGGAGGACACGGCCATGATGGCCCGCGTGGCGGATTACCTGCCCTCCATCGGCTTTTACTGGCCCATGGTGGCCCCCCTGGACACCCCCCAGGAACTCCTGCCGCTGCACGAAATGCAAGCCTCTTTTCTGAATACGGAAAAGCACGTTCTGACCGCCAGCTGCGTCGGCAGGGCCAACGCCTGCGCGGCGGTGGAAATGGCCCGGGCCGTAGCCGGCAGCACCGAACAGATGCGACGCCGGCCGCCGCTTTCCGCCATCATCAGCCCCATATCTCCCCTGAACAACGACGCCGAAGCCCTGGAGGCGGCCTTGCTGTTTGCCGAAGCCGGATTGCCAGTGGGTTTTGCCGCCATGCCGGTCATGGGCTCCACGGGGCCGGCTTCCATCGCCGGCACCCTGGTCCTGGGAAATGCGGAGATTCTGAGTGCCATATGCCTGATGCAGCTGGCCTTCCCGGGAGCGCCCGTCACCTATCCGCTTTTTTCGGGGATGATGAACCCCTATACCGGTGATTGCGTGGTCGCCACCCGCTGCCGGTACCCCTTTTATGCCGCCACCACCCAACTCGGCCACTACTACGGCCTGCCGGTCATGTCCTCCTTTGGCGGCAGCGACCTGCGGGACCCGTTCTGCTGGCAGGTCGCCAAGGAAGACGCTGTGGATGCCTTTTATATCTATGCCACGGCGCCGGACCTGCTCCCCTGTGTGGGGATGATGGAAACCTACACGCTTCTTCACCCCGAAAAACTGATTCTGGACGACGATGTCATCCAATCCGTCCGCAGCATGTTCCATGGCATTCCCGTCGATCCCGAAACCCTTAATGTGGAAGAGATCGGCCGCGTCGGGCCCGGCGGACACTTTCTGGACACGGCCGGCACCCTCAAAAACCTTCGGGGCCTCTGGAATCCGGGCATCCGGCACCAGTGGCTGCCCGGTGAGGGGAAATTCGCCGACACGGCAGCCGCCGCACGGCAAAAAATTAAATGGATACTGGACAACCATGTACCCAAACCGCTGGATACATCCAGTCAAAAAGAACTCGAACAAATCATCAAGGTTGCCGAAAAGGCATTGTAAGGAGGAACTTATGCTAAGTGGAAAGAAATCAAGGGAAATGTTCCAACGGGCACTCGCGTGTATGCCATCCGGTGTGAATTCCAACTACCGCTACTGGGGGGACGACAAATCTCTGGTGTTAAAGAAAGGCGAAGGCGCCTATATTTGGGACCAGGACGACAAACGTTACATCGACTACCGCCTCGGGTTCGGTCCGGTCATTCTGGGCCACGGCTATCCGGCGGTGCTGGAAAAGGTGAAGGAGGCCATGTCCATCGGCAACATATACGCGATGACCCATGAATATGAAATCAAAGCCGCCGAAAAGATCAAACAAATGACCGGTGTGGATCTTGTGCGTTATGCCAACTCGGGCACCGAAGCCACCATGCACGCCATCCGGATCGCCAGAGCCTACACCGGCAGGGACAAGATTCTCAAGTTCGAAGGACACTATCACGGTTTTCACGACGCCGTTTTGTGGAGCACATTCCCGCCGCTGTCATCGGTGGGCTACCGCCGTGCTCCGATTAAGGTTCCCCAGGGTTCCGGCATGCCTCAGAATCTCGGCGACCTGGTTCATGTGGTTCCCTTCAACGACGAGGAACTGCTGGAAAAGAAGGTCAAGGCCTGCTGGGGGGAAATCTCCTGCATCATTATGGAACCCATCATGGGCAACTGCGCCTCGGTAATGCCCAAAAAAGGCTTCCTCGAATTCGTACGCAGCCTGTGCGACGAGTACGGCATCGTCCTGATTTTCGACGAAGTCAAAACCGGCTTCCGCATTGCCAAAGGCGGTGCCCAGGAATATTTCGGCATCCGTGCCGACCTGGCCACCTACGCCAAGGCGCTGGGCAACGGCTTTCCCATCGCAGCCATCGGCGGGAAAAAAGAGATCATGGGCGACATCGGCTTCCTGAAAATACCGCACGGCGGTACATACGCCGGCAACGTGGTGGCCACATCCGCCGCCTGTGCAACGTTGGACGAACTGGAAGCCGGTGCCCTGGACAAAGTCGATGCCCACGGCACCCGTTTGATGAACGGCTTCAACCAGGTGCTCAGCGATCGCGGCGTCG
Protein-coding sequences here:
- a CDS encoding trimethylamine methyltransferase family protein; this translates as MRSMTSVEPVIVDKEMRINIMRQEALEQLHLATQEVLAKTGVRFPLPAALAIFADAGADVDENKQTVKIPPDLMMEALSRAPRNIRLGSRGEASLDLMLDGSRSYCGTGGTGTATVDPGSGAARPSTKEDTAMMARVADYLPSIGFYWPMVAPLDTPQELLPLHEMQASFLNTEKHVLTASCVGRANACAAVEMARAVAGSTEQMRRRPPLSAIISPISPLNNDAEALEAALLFAEAGLPVGFAAMPVMGSTGPASIAGTLVLGNAEILSAICLMQLAFPGAPVTYPLFSGMMNPYTGDCVVATRCRYPFYAATTQLGHYYGLPVMSSFGGSDLRDPFCWQVAKEDAVDAFYIYATAPDLLPCVGMMETYTLLHPEKLILDDDVIQSVRSMFHGIPVDPETLNVEEIGRVGPGGHFLDTAGTLKNLRGLWNPGIRHQWLPGEGKFADTAAAARQKIKWILDNHVPKPLDTSSQKELEQIIKVAEKAL
- a CDS encoding aspartate aminotransferase family protein yields the protein MLSGKKSREMFQRALACMPSGVNSNYRYWGDDKSLVLKKGEGAYIWDQDDKRYIDYRLGFGPVILGHGYPAVLEKVKEAMSIGNIYAMTHEYEIKAAEKIKQMTGVDLVRYANSGTEATMHAIRIARAYTGRDKILKFEGHYHGFHDAVLWSTFPPLSSVGYRRAPIKVPQGSGMPQNLGDLVHVVPFNDEELLEKKVKACWGEISCIIMEPIMGNCASVMPKKGFLEFVRSLCDEYGIVLIFDEVKTGFRIAKGGAQEYFGIRADLATYAKALGNGFPIAAIGGKKEIMGDIGFLKIPHGGTYAGNVVATSAACATLDELEAGALDKVDAHGTRLMNGFNQVLSDRGVAGFVQGPPSMPAIVLTEEPGVFDYRDVAASNHEAYAEIIWKLFEKGVMPDSGVHEPWFISASHTDEDADRTIQAFDEAVKEVLC